The Parashewanella tropica genome window below encodes:
- a CDS encoding efflux RND transporter periplasmic adaptor subunit, with amino-acid sequence MKKWFVIMLILTAVIFGSVIGFNVFVQGKIKQTLANMPEPAMPITVATAKPTSWQPIIKAIGFIEPLQGVTVSNQLSGLITHIKFNNGSRVKKGQVLITLENKIERANLKSKLAQLPAAKADFDRQNKLYRNSSVSKQDLDKAKATFLAMKADIQALRATIAQKIIRAPFDGLVGITDVHIGQFIQPGTDIVRLEGVKTMKIRFNITQNQLPKIAVGQQLNIKVDAFPKRIFKGHISAIEPAVFYQSGLVQVQAEIPNHDEQLRSGMFSNVEIILPPLTNQWVVPQTAINFSLYGNSIYIVKNLKEHGKEIKRVFPITVNVIERHGNLALIEGDLTTGTDYVTSGQVRLSKGSKVKVTPDVALDLPNKMPQL; translated from the coding sequence ATGAAAAAGTGGTTTGTCATCATGTTAATCCTTACCGCCGTCATTTTTGGCAGCGTCATTGGCTTTAATGTTTTCGTACAAGGAAAAATAAAGCAGACCTTAGCTAATATGCCTGAACCAGCAATGCCGATCACCGTTGCCACTGCTAAACCAACAAGCTGGCAGCCAATAATCAAAGCCATCGGCTTTATTGAACCACTGCAAGGGGTAACGGTTTCGAATCAACTTTCAGGCTTGATCACTCACATTAAATTTAACAATGGTAGCCGAGTCAAAAAAGGCCAAGTCCTCATCACCTTAGAAAACAAAATTGAACGGGCAAATTTAAAAAGTAAGCTTGCTCAACTTCCGGCCGCTAAAGCAGACTTTGATAGACAAAATAAATTATACCGAAACAGTTCAGTTTCGAAGCAAGATTTAGATAAAGCGAAAGCGACTTTTCTGGCCATGAAAGCTGATATTCAAGCGTTAAGAGCGACCATTGCTCAAAAAATTATACGTGCACCCTTTGACGGTCTAGTGGGTATCACAGATGTTCATATCGGTCAGTTTATTCAACCTGGTACTGATATTGTAAGGCTTGAAGGCGTGAAAACCATGAAAATCCGTTTCAATATTACCCAGAACCAATTACCTAAGATTGCTGTTGGACAGCAGTTGAATATTAAAGTTGATGCTTTCCCAAAAAGAATTTTTAAAGGACATATTTCGGCTATTGAGCCTGCGGTTTTTTACCAAAGTGGTTTAGTGCAGGTACAAGCTGAAATTCCCAACCATGACGAACAGCTGCGAAGTGGTATGTTCTCCAATGTCGAAATCATTTTACCGCCACTGACCAATCAATGGGTTGTCCCACAAACGGCCATTAACTTCTCTTTATACGGTAATTCCATCTACATAGTGAAAAATCTTAAAGAGCATGGGAAGGAAATTAAGCGTGTGTTCCCTATTACTGTTAACGTCATTGAGCGTCACGGCAATTTGGCCTTGATTGAAGGTGATTTAACCACTGGTACCGATTATGTAACTTCAGGTCAAGTTCGACTCAGTAAAGGCAGCAAAGTCAAAGTGACCCCAGATGTGGCTTTAGACTTACCTAACAAAATGCCTCAACTGTAA
- the rep gene encoding DNA helicase Rep, translated as MKLNPGQNEAVHYVSGPCLVLAGAGSGKTRVIINKIAYLLEKCGYRARNIAAVTFTNKAAREMKERVAQSIGKQLSRGLWISTFHTLGLEIIKKEYKTLGLKAGFSLFDDQDTLALLKELTEKELQEDKDLLRALASAISNWKGNLMIPEHAIKTAKGEQQQLFALLYKRYAQHMKAYNALDFDDLILLPTLLLRHNEVARERWQLRFQYLLVDEYQDTNSSQYELVKLLVGERARFTVVGDDDQSIYSWRGAKPQNLVLLGKDFPQLKLIKLEQNYRSSQRILKAANILIANNDHVYEKSLFSELAYGEPLRVVMAGNEEQEAERVVAEIVRHKFVGKTRYGEYAILYRGNHQSRLLERALMTNRIPYKLSGGTSFFARAEIKDIMAYLRLVVNPDDDNAFLRVVNLPKRGIGPATLEHLGNFANQRHISLFSAIFEPELNHELSPAACKSLYEFGRFIVDTGEIAKRGEGIDAIKQLIRNINYEDYLYENSTSPKAAEMRMKNISELYRWVTEMLNGDDLDEPMTLPEVVTRLTLRDMMERNSEEEAGDQVQLMTLHASKGLEFPYVFMVGMEEGLLPHQTSIDEDNVEEERRLAYVGITRAQKELWFVICRERRQFGETMRTEPSRFLMELPQDDVKWENQKPLQSEQQRQQTGKANISNLRNMLKG; from the coding sequence ATGAAACTCAACCCTGGTCAAAATGAAGCGGTACACTATGTCTCTGGCCCATGCCTGGTTTTGGCTGGAGCAGGAAGTGGTAAGACTAGGGTGATCATTAATAAGATTGCTTATTTACTTGAAAAGTGTGGTTACCGAGCCAGAAATATCGCTGCAGTTACCTTTACCAACAAAGCGGCACGTGAGATGAAAGAGCGTGTGGCGCAATCGATTGGAAAACAACTCTCTCGTGGCCTGTGGATCTCCACATTTCATACCCTTGGGCTGGAAATCATTAAAAAAGAATACAAAACACTGGGTCTAAAAGCGGGATTCTCGTTGTTTGATGATCAAGATACTTTGGCTTTACTAAAAGAACTCACTGAAAAAGAACTTCAAGAAGATAAGGATTTACTTCGCGCATTAGCGTCCGCCATTTCTAATTGGAAAGGCAATTTGATGATCCCTGAACACGCCATCAAAACGGCCAAGGGTGAACAACAGCAATTGTTTGCGTTGCTATATAAGCGTTATGCCCAACACATGAAAGCCTACAATGCCCTTGATTTTGATGACTTGATTTTACTGCCGACGTTATTATTAAGACACAATGAAGTCGCACGTGAACGCTGGCAGCTTAGGTTTCAATATTTGCTGGTGGATGAATACCAAGATACCAACTCAAGCCAATATGAATTGGTGAAGCTACTGGTGGGTGAGCGCGCGCGCTTTACTGTTGTTGGAGATGACGATCAGTCTATCTACTCTTGGCGTGGGGCAAAACCGCAAAACCTTGTGCTACTCGGTAAAGATTTCCCGCAGCTTAAACTCATTAAGCTTGAGCAAAACTATCGCTCAAGCCAGCGTATTCTAAAAGCGGCCAATATTCTGATCGCCAATAATGACCACGTTTATGAAAAATCCTTGTTTAGTGAACTGGCCTACGGTGAGCCTCTGAGGGTGGTCATGGCGGGCAATGAAGAACAAGAAGCTGAGCGAGTTGTTGCTGAAATTGTTCGCCATAAATTTGTGGGCAAAACCCGCTATGGGGAATATGCCATTTTGTATCGTGGTAACCATCAGTCGCGATTATTAGAACGAGCATTAATGACCAACCGTATTCCCTATAAGCTGAGTGGTGGTACCTCGTTTTTCGCTAGGGCTGAAATCAAAGACATCATGGCGTATCTCCGTTTAGTGGTGAATCCAGATGATGACAATGCTTTTTTACGGGTAGTTAACCTACCTAAGCGTGGGATAGGACCAGCCACATTAGAGCATTTGGGAAATTTTGCGAATCAAAGACACATTTCTTTATTCAGTGCTATTTTTGAGCCTGAGTTGAACCATGAATTGAGCCCTGCAGCTTGTAAATCGCTTTATGAGTTTGGTCGATTTATTGTTGATACAGGAGAAATTGCTAAGCGAGGTGAGGGCATAGATGCCATCAAACAGCTGATCCGAAATATCAATTACGAAGATTATCTTTACGAAAACAGTACCAGCCCTAAGGCTGCTGAAATGCGAATGAAGAACATTTCTGAGCTGTATCGTTGGGTGACTGAAATGCTCAATGGCGATGACTTAGACGAGCCTATGACCTTGCCAGAAGTGGTCACTCGACTCACGTTGCGTGACATGATGGAGCGCAACAGTGAAGAAGAAGCTGGCGATCAAGTGCAGTTAATGACTTTGCATGCGTCAAAGGGTTTGGAGTTTCCTTATGTGTTTATGGTGGGCATGGAAGAAGGATTGCTTCCACATCAAACCAGTATTGATGAAGACAATGTCGAGGAAGAAAGACGCTTAGCCTACGTGGGGATCACTCGTGCCCAGAAAGAATTGTGGTTTGTGATTTGTCGAGAACGTCGACAGTTCGGAGAAACCATGCGCACAGAGCCGAGTCGCTTTTTAATGGAATTACCACAAGATGATGTGAAATGGGAAAACCAGAAACCATTGCAAAGTGAACAGCAGCGTCAGCAAACAGGGAAAGCAAATATCTCAAATTTGAGAAATATGCTTAAAGGGTAA
- a CDS encoding sensor domain-containing diguanylate cyclase, with protein sequence MEFDVIDPLKLNNENLNDRLQNRIRRLKGVLQTYKQAKIARDVLIEISNLAERTSSLKDFYKGVHQLLKKVIAADNFYVATLCPLTHDIELIFFIDEHEPTKEKINQSNLSELLRAGLTGYVIRTGETLLCDKNKFQELLEQKEIELVGPIAHVWLGTPIISGEQVLGTLVVQSYHEDVSYSNNDIELMKFICQHIAGVSERIEHQHSMEQAITIRTNELIHTHDELKQEIAERIQAEKLHKTLFEIANLCHDDLDDDDFYQRLSEILKEFLGDGHCYISLYDKENNTLFFPFYAHDHTHNQDIPSERPFLDGLTEYLMKHKKPLLLNSNDLYQLIDKKLIYQQLKFPRAVDECSQWMAAPLYIEEHINGVLAVYHSNPDIKYHESNLELLNFVAQQIAIAIERKRAKGIMQQNYQNLEREVKRRTCELAKANKELKKEITLRRKMELQLIYDANHDPLTGLPNRAMFMERLEQAISQINRHPERVFALMFIDLDKFKRVNDTLGHIEGDRFLIETSDRLKMCIRQNDTLGRLGGDEFVVLLDSIQSPQDAIEIADRILQLLSNPYKLSGKKFYSSASIGIAISSQEIQETENLLRSADHAMYQAKAKGRGRYEIYQPPH encoded by the coding sequence ATGGAATTTGACGTTATTGATCCCCTAAAGCTCAACAATGAAAACCTTAACGACCGTCTTCAAAATAGAATTCGGCGGCTTAAGGGTGTCTTACAAACTTATAAACAAGCAAAAATTGCTCGTGATGTCTTAATTGAGATCTCCAACCTCGCTGAGCGCACATCCTCATTAAAAGACTTCTATAAAGGCGTCCATCAACTCCTAAAAAAAGTGATTGCTGCTGATAACTTTTATGTCGCGACTCTCTGCCCTTTAACCCATGATATTGAGCTCATTTTCTTCATTGATGAGCACGAACCGACTAAAGAAAAAATAAACCAAAGCAATTTATCAGAGCTCCTTAGAGCTGGTTTAACCGGTTATGTAATTAGAACCGGAGAAACGCTATTGTGTGATAAAAACAAATTTCAGGAATTACTTGAGCAAAAAGAAATCGAGCTGGTTGGTCCAATCGCCCATGTTTGGCTTGGTACACCTATTATAAGTGGAGAGCAAGTTCTGGGCACTTTAGTCGTACAAAGCTACCACGAGGATGTGAGCTACAGTAATAATGACATCGAACTGATGAAGTTTATTTGTCAGCACATTGCAGGGGTATCTGAGCGTATTGAACATCAGCACAGCATGGAACAAGCCATTACTATACGTACCAATGAATTGATCCATACTCACGACGAACTCAAGCAAGAAATCGCCGAACGAATCCAAGCTGAAAAGTTACACAAAACCTTATTTGAAATTGCCAATCTTTGCCATGATGATCTGGATGACGATGATTTCTACCAAAGGCTCAGCGAGATTTTAAAAGAGTTCTTAGGAGATGGGCATTGCTATATCTCGCTATATGATAAAGAAAATAATACCTTATTCTTTCCATTTTATGCTCATGATCATACTCATAATCAAGATATACCGAGTGAACGCCCTTTTTTAGATGGGCTGACTGAATACTTGATGAAACATAAAAAACCTCTCTTGCTCAACAGTAATGACCTCTATCAACTCATCGACAAAAAACTTATTTACCAACAACTAAAGTTTCCTAGAGCTGTAGATGAGTGCTCGCAGTGGATGGCTGCCCCGTTGTATATAGAGGAACACATCAATGGTGTGCTTGCGGTATACCATTCCAACCCTGATATAAAATACCACGAGTCTAATTTAGAACTGCTCAATTTTGTGGCGCAACAGATTGCCATCGCGATTGAACGTAAGCGCGCTAAAGGGATCATGCAGCAAAACTATCAAAACCTTGAGCGTGAAGTAAAAAGGCGGACTTGTGAATTAGCAAAAGCCAATAAAGAGCTCAAAAAAGAAATCACCCTCCGTCGCAAAATGGAATTGCAACTTATTTATGATGCTAACCATGATCCTCTCACAGGCCTCCCCAATAGAGCCATGTTTATGGAAAGACTTGAACAAGCGATCAGCCAAATTAATCGCCACCCAGAGCGAGTCTTTGCATTGATGTTTATTGATCTCGACAAATTCAAACGGGTCAATGATACGCTAGGACATATTGAGGGCGATCGGTTTTTGATTGAAACCAGCGATCGCTTAAAAATGTGTATCCGACAAAACGACACTCTAGGTCGATTAGGTGGGGATGAATTTGTGGTGTTGCTAGACAGCATACAATCACCACAAGATGCAATAGAAATTGCCGACCGTATCTTACAGCTGCTATCTAACCCATATAAATTAAGTGGTAAAAAGTTTTATTCCAGTGCCAGCATAGGCATTGCTATCAGCTCTCAAGAGATTCAAGAAACAGAAAACTTATTACGCTCAGCCGACCATGCCATGTATCAAGCCAAAGCTAAAGGGCGTGGGCGCTACGAAATCTATCAGCCACCGCATTAG
- a CDS encoding secretion protein: protein MDEVTYHLQQQGIVVQPAYFGESQFEYGKRWETEHWRLIYRVEDHVMTICEIESKSKPEGIRGAMLDVISQLKKFKKEITSLKSIRGRVLTEFGSPQERERRQLQEKLYLKQGAKKVENEEGIWLVY, encoded by the coding sequence ATGGATGAAGTCACCTACCACCTCCAGCAACAAGGTATTGTTGTTCAACCTGCCTACTTTGGTGAAAGCCAGTTCGAATATGGTAAAAGATGGGAAACCGAGCATTGGCGTCTAATATATCGAGTCGAAGATCATGTCATGACCATTTGCGAAATTGAAAGTAAGAGTAAACCAGAGGGGATCCGTGGTGCTATGCTCGACGTGATAAGCCAACTAAAGAAATTTAAAAAAGAAATCACTTCATTAAAATCCATAAGAGGCCGAGTGCTCACTGAGTTTGGATCACCACAAGAGAGAGAGCGACGTCAACTTCAAGAAAAGCTCTATCTCAAACAAGGTGCGAAAAAAGTAGAAAACGAAGAAGGTATTTGGTTAGTTTATTAA
- the sctE gene encoding type III secretion system translocon subunit SctE, with protein sequence MSDLNRVGDTSIHQPMIDPSLLDGSHGSQSVHHAKLPTFDQIAHQSANAYNLADEIDKRNGLISRREADKALKQVLAKFDGNVPPSIADLEKANMQAMVLLATNLSISTFSDTAQAKLKAQKIMTDTQAYLNDQKVKKYQQQMKDRADQQAKARKAGIFTAIFDWIISAAEAIYGIIKIVEGVASAICSFGADAEAYVEVLSGATYLAAGAAGLVKAAAETCELAGVGDKKTEEEVAKIAGYVQLGCEIAGMCTDIFGAGLAFKAARGAASAVEEGVKIAADVAIKTTTDLAETTAAASIDAGAEGMVELEKLAAKEAVEQLSKDIAEQVASDVGDSIVTKISSKAAEVASEKGTEEGATLGRKIAIKLTRRMFKRVSKEFGKEAIKEMTQKVVQEAIEETAKQAAKEGGEITEDTVKDMAKLASKKATQRLMKGCVKISTNLALDMGRGAVSGGQQITQGTIAEVRAVTEKAIEELILEQDFLEFTSDWYDRTKQDETKSAKDLISKAGTAVQGGTDVISQTGTIRARIASSIAG encoded by the coding sequence ATGTCGGATCTTAATCGAGTTGGCGATACCAGTATTCATCAACCTATGATAGACCCATCACTATTGGATGGTTCACATGGCAGCCAAAGTGTTCATCATGCCAAGTTACCTACTTTTGACCAAATCGCACACCAAAGCGCAAATGCTTATAACTTAGCCGATGAAATTGATAAACGTAATGGTCTTATTTCACGAAGAGAAGCAGATAAGGCCCTCAAACAAGTATTGGCTAAATTTGATGGCAACGTCCCACCATCAATTGCAGACTTAGAAAAAGCCAACATGCAAGCCATGGTGTTATTAGCTACAAACCTGAGTATTTCAACCTTTAGTGATACGGCTCAAGCTAAGTTAAAAGCCCAAAAAATCATGACAGATACCCAAGCTTATTTGAATGATCAAAAAGTGAAAAAGTATCAACAACAAATGAAGGATCGGGCAGATCAACAGGCTAAGGCGAGAAAAGCTGGTATTTTTACTGCTATCTTTGACTGGATCATCAGTGCCGCAGAAGCCATCTACGGCATCATAAAAATTGTTGAAGGTGTTGCCTCTGCTATTTGTAGTTTTGGTGCCGATGCCGAAGCCTATGTCGAAGTACTCAGTGGTGCTACCTATCTTGCCGCTGGAGCTGCCGGTCTAGTAAAAGCTGCCGCAGAAACCTGTGAGCTTGCAGGTGTTGGCGATAAAAAAACCGAAGAAGAAGTCGCTAAGATAGCGGGTTATGTTCAACTCGGTTGCGAAATCGCTGGCATGTGTACCGACATATTTGGTGCTGGCCTTGCCTTTAAAGCCGCAAGAGGCGCTGCCTCTGCCGTTGAAGAAGGCGTTAAAATTGCCGCAGATGTTGCGATAAAAACCACCACAGATCTTGCCGAAACCACTGCTGCGGCCTCTATAGATGCAGGTGCAGAAGGTATGGTTGAACTCGAAAAACTCGCAGCAAAAGAAGCTGTTGAGCAGCTATCAAAAGATATCGCAGAGCAAGTCGCTTCAGATGTTGGTGACAGTATTGTCACCAAAATTTCATCAAAGGCGGCTGAGGTAGCTTCAGAAAAAGGCACGGAAGAAGGTGCCACTCTTGGCCGCAAAATTGCGATAAAACTTACCAGGCGCATGTTTAAGCGTGTTTCGAAAGAGTTTGGTAAGGAAGCCATTAAAGAGATGACCCAAAAAGTGGTACAAGAAGCCATTGAAGAAACCGCTAAACAAGCGGCCAAAGAAGGGGGGGAAATCACCGAAGATACAGTCAAAGATATGGCCAAGTTAGCCAGTAAAAAAGCGACACAAAGGCTTATGAAAGGCTGTGTAAAAATCTCCACCAACCTTGCCCTAGATATGGGTCGAGGCGCAGTATCTGGTGGACAACAAATCACTCAAGGCACCATTGCTGAAGTACGTGCAGTCACTGAAAAAGCCATTGAAGAGCTTATTCTCGAACAAGACTTCCTTGAATTTACCAGTGATTGGTATGACAGAACAAAGCAAGATGAAACCAAGTCAGCAAAAGATCTGATTTCAAAAGCAGGCACCGCGGTACAAGGAGGCACTGACGTCATCAGCCAAACAGGTACAATCCGAGCTCGCATTGCCAGCTCAATAGCAGGATAA
- a CDS encoding SycD/LcrH family type III secretion system chaperone → MEHEEFDVLQNFIEQGGTLKMLADVDDEELGTLYQYSLQLVGCRDYEGAKRILYLLFRIDSWNYDYCFNLAQVYQHLGEHHEAIYLFGRAGMIQVDNPMPAFQAGQSYLACKNYEFAEKSFNASIRWSEGRPQFAELEANAQFALEQLAKENNHVGS, encoded by the coding sequence ATGGAACACGAAGAGTTTGATGTTTTACAAAACTTTATCGAACAAGGTGGCACTTTAAAAATGCTGGCCGATGTGGACGACGAAGAGCTAGGTACTTTATATCAATACAGTTTGCAACTTGTAGGCTGCCGTGATTATGAAGGTGCAAAGCGGATTTTATACCTCTTGTTCCGTATCGACTCATGGAACTATGACTACTGCTTCAATCTTGCTCAAGTTTATCAACACTTAGGTGAACACCACGAAGCAATATACCTCTTTGGACGTGCTGGAATGATTCAAGTGGATAACCCTATGCCCGCCTTCCAAGCTGGACAAAGTTATTTAGCCTGCAAAAACTACGAATTCGCTGAAAAGAGCTTCAACGCTTCAATACGCTGGAGTGAAGGACGCCCACAATTTGCCGAACTTGAAGCCAACGCCCAGTTTGCGCTTGAGCAACTAGCTAAGGAGAATAATCATGTCGGATCTTAA
- the chrA gene encoding chromate efflux transporter: protein MVISVFKQFFLLGWVCFGGPAAHIGYFRRRFVDELQWLDADRFAHILALCQFLPGPASSQLGFGIGYQKAGLIGAIAAFVGFTLPSFFIMYGLALLLKMEYWSTSPWIMSIISALKLLAVVVVADAVLSMAKSFCQSAVHKVYAIAAAAVLVLVPSVGIQVGLLLIAAVIGFWQSRDAKFEQNVEISFVPLVILIGVLSVLLLLSGSVYGDTLKQFYLSGTLVFGGGHVVLPLLQNGLSSYVEPQTFLSGYGFAQMIPGPMFTLSSFLGASIWQGSAFIGALLATLFIFAPGFLMMLAMINGWFALAQNQKIKAIVGTVNACVVGILMAAWINPVFTSAVEDFSDVLIALFGFGLLRFAKLNVFWVGLCIITSNLVLSLI, encoded by the coding sequence GTGGTCATTTCAGTTTTTAAACAGTTCTTTCTGTTAGGGTGGGTGTGCTTTGGGGGACCTGCGGCTCATATTGGATATTTTCGACGCCGCTTTGTAGACGAATTGCAATGGTTAGATGCCGATCGTTTTGCTCATATATTGGCTTTGTGTCAATTTCTTCCTGGCCCTGCTTCTAGTCAATTAGGCTTCGGCATTGGTTATCAAAAAGCGGGACTGATAGGAGCAATTGCTGCTTTTGTTGGGTTTACCTTACCTTCATTTTTTATTATGTATGGTTTGGCTTTATTGCTCAAAATGGAATATTGGTCAACTTCACCTTGGATAATGAGCATAATATCTGCTTTAAAATTGCTTGCTGTGGTGGTGGTGGCTGATGCGGTGTTGTCGATGGCGAAGAGCTTTTGTCAATCTGCCGTTCATAAAGTTTATGCGATTGCAGCTGCTGCGGTATTAGTCTTGGTGCCCTCGGTTGGTATACAAGTGGGCTTGCTTCTTATCGCGGCGGTCATAGGCTTTTGGCAATCTCGAGATGCGAAGTTTGAACAAAATGTTGAAATTAGCTTTGTACCATTAGTTATTCTCATAGGCGTATTATCAGTTCTACTATTACTTTCGGGCTCGGTTTACGGCGATACCCTTAAGCAGTTTTATTTATCGGGGACGTTAGTCTTTGGTGGTGGCCATGTGGTGTTACCGTTATTGCAAAATGGGCTTAGCAGTTATGTTGAACCACAAACTTTTTTAAGTGGTTATGGATTTGCGCAAATGATCCCCGGCCCTATGTTTACCCTGTCGAGTTTTTTAGGGGCATCCATTTGGCAAGGTAGTGCTTTCATAGGCGCATTGTTGGCCACTTTGTTTATTTTTGCCCCGGGCTTTTTAATGATGCTTGCTATGATCAACGGCTGGTTTGCTTTAGCGCAGAATCAAAAAATAAAAGCCATTGTTGGCACTGTTAATGCCTGTGTTGTAGGCATTTTAATGGCGGCTTGGATTAACCCTGTTTTCACATCTGCGGTAGAAGATTTCAGTGATGTACTTATTGCACTCTTTGGCTTTGGTTTATTACGCTTTGCCAAGTTGAATGTGTTTTGGGTTGGTCTTTGTATTATTACAAGCAATTTAGTTTTGTCATTAATATAA